From the Solanum pennellii chromosome 4, SPENNV200 genome, one window contains:
- the LOC107017140 gene encoding uncharacterized protein At5g23160 has product MEFDSPKKNKKHRKSYLLSCFGFSIIEKEFLSVNKSIKKKNKSKLFSFSKILRKNSSAAKTIPVDISDKFDNRSKEIHVVKSEKVKTPSIAGDVTQAPAIKSQSQTNIHEKDIKKKKDHKTKDMIHKKNKSLDKLLDKVRDSSTCQDNFSRSITISGSLNMNHLIKNPTKDKHEIKLSHSKSLPPQKQKNPEKKVNDDKKSRQRREDVLSDDNFDSIMGMSILMVTLLIMLFWGKACAIVCTCAWFYFLPRFRTKNEAVIAGKIDGVAGDVDRNSEEYKKKVVLEGFLERNHRNGVGFL; this is encoded by the exons ATGGAATTTGATagtccaaaaaaaaacaaaaaacacagAAAATCATATTTGCTGAGTTGTTTTGGATTTTCaattattgaaaaagaatttCTATCTGTTAATAAatcaatcaagaaaaaaaataagtcaaaattgttctctttttctaaaattttacggAAGAACTCGTCGGCGGCGAAAACTATTCCGGTGGACATTTCCGATAAGTTCGATAACCGGAGTAAAGAAATTCATGTGGTTAAGTCGGAGAAAGTTAAAACTCCGTCGATCGCCGGCGACGTGACTCAGGCGCCGGCGATTAAAAGTCAAAGTCAAACGAATATACATGAGAAGGATATAAAAAAG aaaaaggACCATAAAACAAAGGACATGattcacaaaaaaaacaaaagtttgGATAAATTATTAGACAAGGTACGTGACAGTTCAACGTGTCAAGATAATTTTTCAAGAAGCATTACGATTTCTGGTTCACTTAATATGAACCACCTTATAAAAAATCCAACAAAAGATAAACACGAGATCAAATTATCCCACTCAAAATCTCTTCCACCACAAAAACAGAAGAATCCGGAGAAAAAAGTCAACGACGATAAAAAGTCACGTCAACGACGAGAAGACGTACTAAGTGATGACAATTTTGACTCAATTATGGGAATGTCTATTCTAATGGTGACCCTATTGATAATGTTGTTTTGGGGTAAGGCTTGTGCCATTGTTTGTACGTGTGCATGGTTTTATTTTCTCCCTCGATTTCGAACGAAAAATGAAGCGGTGATCGCCGGAAAAATTGACGGGGTCGCCGGAGACGTTGATCGGAACTCGGAGGAGTACAAGAAGAAGGTGGTGTTGGAAGGATTTTTGGAGAGAAATCATAGAAATGGTGTTGGATTTTTGTAG